GCAAGACCGTTCCCGTCGGATGACGATGATGTCTCCTGGATGCTGTGGTACCTGATCGAATGCTCAAAAGGGGCAGTCCCAAATGCTGAGGTTATCTGCCAATCATTACTGGCCCCAACTTGGGCATGATTGCTTGGCAAATACTCCCCAAAAGCTTTATCTGCCAGGTGATAGTGTGTGGGGCAGGGATCCTCCATCTCACCTGAATTAAATGCATCATATTATAAATTgaacaataaagaaaatttacgatatttatgtaattaaataattaaatgttAAATCATGCCTTCGTATAAAAGCTTAATCTTTTAGAATAGTGGTAGTGGTTCTACAAATCTTCATATAATATCAAAGCAAAAGATCATGAATTCGAATCTTTCCAGATTTCATTTGCCTCTCCAAGTATATATATCCATACTGACTCGGTGTTAGGGGTtgtgataaaataattaaatgttaAACTACACCTTCGTTTATCATATTAAGCTTTTAGACACTTAACAGTGGTCCTACATAATTTCACATTATGTgcattaaattgacaaattagaTTTTATGTGATACCTAGTGTCAGTTGAGCTGTTTCAGGGAAGACAAGACCGTCAATCTCTTCCAATGTGCTCCAATGGGAGTAAGCTTCTCTGACCAAACTCTCAATATAGGGCTGCAAATACCATATCACAAAACACATGATATTAAACAACATGGCTCTACAGAAACTTGAGCTAGGGCATGAAACAatctgaaaaattaaattcaatggGTACCCTGATAATGTTGTTTGAGAGGTCCTTGTGGGTATGGATTTGCCCATTAACCACAGCTCTTTCAACTTGACAGATTGGATTCAAGGTAATGGTGAAGGTGGGCCCCTGGAAGATGTAGTGCTTGTTCCCCTTCTCACAGGTCCTTGCATGTTTTATGGTTGCATCCCAGATCTTCTCGGACATTCCTGGTCCCAATATCTgttttttcaaacaattttaAAAGTGATTAATCTCCAATTAAAGAAGCAAAATTTGATGgggaaaaataagataaattagaGAAAAGTAAAGAATGGCGCAAGTACCTTTCTTAGCTTACTTGGGTCCACAACAGACAGCTTCAAGAAATCTTGGACCGTGTTAATCCCTGCGTCACCAAGTTTCTTGTGAAATGCTCCctcttttccaattttctctAGACGCCACACTTCGTCCCCTAATTGTGGAGGATAATGCTTCTTGTACACTTAAataaccaaaaagaaaggacaatAATATTAGATGATTAAATAATAAGCAAACCCTAATTCTATTTGCCATTTGAGTGAAGAACTTGGGACACAGATCATTGGACTGGTAGCCTCATCTCTTCCTATTTATGGTGACAGCTGGACAAGGACATGACAAAGAATTGATGGAGCCCGCATGATGCAAGACCAAGATTCTTCCTAGCTGTTAATCAAACCCTAGCAGAGGAAGATGACATATTTATGTTCAGTATGACATCGGTGCGGGCACTTTTGACCGGAGACTGAGATTTGATGTCTTTTGTTTACTAATCTGTGATTGAAGTGCTATGAATTGTGTGTAAAATATCTATCTTGACAAGTACCAACCTCAATGATATCTTGAGTAATACCTAACGAGAATCGCGCTTTGTTATGTGCAGTCCAACAATGATCAATGGACTTCGAGACCCAAAATGCTAACAAAGAAAGATCATGTAAGCTTATTGTAATATCTCATGCATGTGAATTAGTGTGAAGATGTGTTTGTATATGTGCTTGCGGTTGTGAGTACCGATAGGGGCATATGTACTCTGGACAAACTACAAGTTCATGTACAAAGAATTGATCATTTCATGTggtaaattgcaagattctttttCATCTGGATACGCTATGAAATGAACATAAATCATGTTGTGTGTATTTATAAGATTGATTATGTGATCATATACCTATACATAACTAAGAATGGACATTAGTGCGAATactggaaaaaattcaaacaactCACATTCTCCTCGGTGATCTTTGACGGTGAATGCCTCGGTCATGGCCTCGTGTATCCTAACGCCTTGGTAACTCCCTGGAGAAACCCTAGCACCAAGCCTGAACTTCCTACTCCTGATCCAGCTGGAATTATCGGTCAGCTCAATTTCCCCAATGGAAGCCATCCCATTGTTCCTCATGGTCACGCTCAACTCTCCAGCGAGCAAAGGCCTTTTCCCTTGCCTCTCCCTAACAATGTTTCGTTCAAATTCCTCGCTCGTCCAATTAGTGCGGTCTCCTGGAGGAAAATCGCCGTCGAGGACCACGATCTCGACCTTGATCAGGCTAGGAAGAGAAGTGAGTACTGCTTGATCGCCTCTTGTGTCAACGAGGATGATCTGGAGCTGAGAACCGTCCACATCCATGATCTTGCTTCCGGTAAAAATGGGCAGATTGAGACTTTTGCTAAACCTTAACTCAAGGCTAGAAGGTTCTAGGGCTTGCATTCGGAGCGAGGGGACTCGCGTGAGCGTGCGTGAGCACCGTGCAAGGCTGCGCTCCACCTCTTCATTCACCTGAGCAGATAATAGAGAAACAATTAGACCTAAACAAATTTAAGAGTTTTGCCTGTGATCATAACATGTTATGGTCTAGGGTTTTCAGTGTATATGTTTCAAGTGGCAAAGTAATTCATTATGAGATCATAGAATCATAGTGCAAGTTAAAGTGATTGTGACGCATGATATATCATTAGGGTTCATCCAATCATACATGAAAATTTATTGCATTCAACCCATCtccttttctcctctcttctttccttttccaatgAGCAAAGATCAACCATGAAAAGGAAATATATATTACCTTTACATGGATGTAAATTAGAAAGAGAGGAGGTTACTTTCAAGAAGATATTATCAAAACAAGAACCTACCACTCGACGAAGCATCGGCTCCAAGCCCGAGCAGAAGTGCTGCAAAGAGTTCACCATCACCACTTCTCCAATTACACTGGGTCAACAAATAAAGGAATTTCATACGATGAGGAATTTAGAAGAATGATTcgtatgcaaaagaaaaaaaaaaaggcagatcATGAGGGGGTAAAGCGACCAGAAAAGGAGGAAATCAAGACATACGAAGCGAAGGAAGGTCGAGTTCGCATCCGTTTTTCGGAGGGCGGGTCGGAGTCCAAACCGGATTCACTAAGGAACCTTTTTGCAGCCATTGATGAAGTCCCAAAAGCGATCaaatcgagatcgagagagtgCGTGTGTTTTGGTgaaggaagaggagggagagacgAGAGAGAGTTGGGAAGGGAGAGATGGCTATTTATATTgagtttgaagagagagagagagagagaagtgaagaAGACGTTGAGGTTCGCATTAAAATATTCATCAGAAAGATGGACATCAAACTATTTGGAGTTGCCTGAAGCTTCGACGAACGGTGGAAGAAACAGCCGGGCAATCGGGGGCTTCGTAGCGACCTATATGATTTAACGACTTTGACGTTGACTCCCCAaagtcaactctctctctctctctctctctctctctctcttgctttgtTGCAAGAACCGTACACATTTTGTAAGAGCTGAACACATCAgcaatttggaccaaaaaaacagaaaaaacacAAGTCGGCAATCAGTAAATTGGACTACGCGGAtcaaataaagatattttcttgttttttttgtaCCTTGTTTCTCCCTCTTTCTTATTTGGCATTTTGTCCCGGGACCATCTTGACTCACTTGTACACGATGATACGGCAACTACAACCACTAGTCATGACAGCGAACGCGGCCATGCCTCCCTCCCACTACGCAGACTTCACCGGCCCCTCCCTCGCCGAGCCCTCCTCTGTCCTTGACGAGGACAAGGGTGGGGCCGGGCCTTGCCGGTGTCACTCGAGCATCGGGCCACATTGGGGTG
The genomic region above belongs to Rhodamnia argentea isolate NSW1041297 chromosome 6, ASM2092103v1, whole genome shotgun sequence and contains:
- the LOC115743581 gene encoding protein SAR DEFICIENT 1-like, which encodes MAAKRFLSESGLDSDPPSEKRMRTRPSFASVIGEVVMVNSLQHFCSGLEPMLRRVVNEEVERSLARCSRTLTRVPSLRMQALEPSSLELRFSKSLNLPIFTGSKIMDVDGSQLQIILVDTRGDQAVLTSLPSLIKVEIVVLDGDFPPGDRTNWTSEEFERNIVRERQGKRPLLAGELSVTMRNNGMASIGEIELTDNSSWIRSRKFRLGARVSPGSYQGVRIHEAMTEAFTVKDHRGELYKKHYPPQLGDEVWRLEKIGKEGAFHKKLGDAGINTVQDFLKLSVVDPSKLRKILGPGMSEKIWDATIKHARTCEKGNKHYIFQGPTFTITLNPICQVERAVVNGQIHTHKDLSNNIIRPYIESLVREAYSHWSTLEEIDGLVFPETAQLTLGEMEDPCPTHYHLADKAFGEYLPSNHAQVGASNDWQITSAFGTAPFEHSIRYHSIQETSSSSDGNGLAPPRSFMDGR